A stretch of the bacterium SCSIO 12827 genome encodes the following:
- a CDS encoding putative 2-aminoethylphosphonate ABC transporter permease subunit produces MREAAVVAEAPKITPKVSSEDWIMRAVLVGIALYLTVSILLPLYAILSKSFKNADGLFVGLANYVNFFSTPALFWSIENSLTVTLICCVIVVTLAFIYAYALTRTCIPFKSLFKGVALLPILMPSLLPAIALVYLFGNQGIIKDWLFGYEIYGPIGIVMGECFYVFPHVLTIMLIAMANSDARLYEASDALGASRIKTFFTVTLPSVRYGVVSAFFVCFTLVITDFGVPKVVGGKYNVLATDIYKQVVGRQDFEMGAVVSMVLLLPALFAFAADRIVQRRQVALLSARAVPYQPKKNTVIDTGMLIFCCLIGLIMVSILGMACFASFAKFWPYDLTLSLKHYNFDLMDGGSWDAYWNSIELAAWTAVIGTAMVFTGAYLVEKSKGFHSGRAAMQLLCMIPMAVPGLVLGLAYVFFFNAPNNPLGFLYHTMPILVICTVTHFYTVAHLTAATALKQLDGEFESVSQSLKVPFYKTFFRITVPVCMPAILDISMYLFVNAMTTVSAVVFLYSPDTALASVAILNMDDAGDVAPAAAMGMMIVGTAAAVRLVHAGLTRGILSRTQAWRKR; encoded by the coding sequence ATGCGGGAGGCCGCCGTCGTCGCCGAAGCGCCCAAGATCACGCCCAAGGTCAGCAGCGAAGACTGGATCATGCGCGCGGTGCTGGTCGGCATCGCGCTGTACCTCACCGTCTCGATCCTGCTGCCGCTTTACGCGATCCTGTCGAAAAGCTTCAAGAACGCCGACGGCCTGTTCGTCGGGCTGGCCAACTACGTCAATTTCTTTTCCACCCCGGCCCTGTTCTGGTCGATCGAGAACAGCCTGACGGTGACGCTGATCTGCTGCGTCATCGTGGTCACGCTGGCCTTCATCTATGCCTATGCCCTGACCCGCACCTGCATCCCGTTCAAGTCGCTGTTCAAGGGCGTGGCGCTGCTGCCGATCCTCATGCCGTCGCTGCTGCCGGCGATCGCGTTGGTCTATCTGTTCGGCAACCAGGGCATCATCAAGGACTGGCTGTTCGGCTACGAAATCTACGGCCCCATCGGCATCGTCATGGGCGAATGCTTCTATGTGTTCCCCCATGTGCTGACGATCATGCTGATCGCCATGGCCAATTCGGATGCGCGCCTGTATGAGGCGTCGGACGCGCTGGGTGCTTCCAGGATCAAGACCTTCTTCACGGTGACCCTGCCCAGCGTGCGCTACGGCGTGGTCTCGGCCTTCTTCGTCTGCTTCACCCTGGTCATCACCGACTTCGGCGTGCCCAAGGTCGTCGGCGGCAAGTACAACGTGCTGGCCACCGACATCTACAAGCAGGTGGTCGGGCGTCAGGATTTCGAAATGGGGGCGGTGGTTTCCATGGTCCTGCTGTTGCCGGCCCTGTTCGCTTTTGCCGCCGACCGCATCGTGCAGCGCCGCCAGGTCGCCCTGCTGTCGGCCCGCGCGGTGCCGTATCAGCCCAAGAAAAACACGGTCATTGATACGGGCATGCTGATCTTCTGCTGCCTGATCGGCCTGATCATGGTGTCGATCCTGGGCATGGCCTGCTTCGCCTCCTTCGCCAAGTTCTGGCCCTATGACCTGACCCTGTCGCTCAAGCATTACAACTTCGACCTGATGGACGGCGGCAGTTGGGATGCTTATTGGAATTCCATCGAACTGGCGGCCTGGACCGCGGTGATCGGAACGGCGATGGTGTTCACCGGTGCCTATCTGGTGGAAAAAAGCAAAGGCTTCCATTCCGGCCGCGCCGCCATGCAGCTGTTGTGCATGATTCCCATGGCGGTGCCGGGGCTGGTGCTGGGTCTGGCCTATGTGTTTTTCTTCAACGCGCCGAACAACCCGCTGGGCTTTCTCTATCACACCATGCCGATCCTGGTGATCTGCACGGTCACCCATTTCTATACGGTCGCGCATCTGACGGCGGCGACGGCGCTGAAGCAATTGGACGGCGAATTCGAAAGCGTGTCGCAGTCGCTCAAGGTGCCGTTCTACAAGACCTTCTTCCGCATCACCGTGCCGGTCTGCATGCCGGCGATCCTGGACATCTCCATGTATCTGTTTGTCAACGCCATGACGACCGTCTCAGCGGTGGTGTTCCTCTATTCGCCGGACACGGCCCTGGCCTCGGTCGCGATTCTCAACATGGACGATGCCGGCGATGTCGCGCCGGCCGCCGCCATGGGCATGATGATCGTCGGCACGGCGGCGGCGGTTCGGCTGGTGCATGCGGGACTGACACGCGGTATTCTCTCGCGCACCCAGGCTTGGCGAAAGCGCTGA
- a CDS encoding putative 2-aminoethylphosphonate ABC transporter substrate-binding protein: MKSTWFSSLGLGLATVATAAILGAAPAKAKTDLLVYTAVEADELKKFKTAFEKDNPDVNIKWVRDSTGIITSKLLAEKENPKADIVWGVAATSLLLLADYDYFQGYAPKGLDKLSKKYYDTTNTPPLWVGQRAWIASVCFNTVEGEKHKLPIPATWEDLTKPVYKGHVIMPNPNSSGTGFLDVSSWIQIQGEEKAWKYMDALHENIARYTHSGSKPCKLAAKGEIAIGISFAYRGAKSKNEGAPLEVIAPSEGVGWDLESFGIVKNTKNLKAAQALADWSVSKTAQEIYNEEYAVVAMPGVAKPVKNFPVGIEDKMIKNDFKWAAANRIRILDEWRKRYDGKSEPK; encoded by the coding sequence ATGAAATCAACATGGTTCAGCAGCCTCGGCTTGGGGCTGGCGACGGTGGCGACGGCCGCCATCCTGGGTGCCGCGCCCGCCAAGGCGAAGACCGATCTTCTGGTCTACACGGCGGTCGAGGCGGATGAGCTGAAGAAGTTCAAAACCGCCTTCGAAAAAGACAATCCGGACGTCAACATCAAGTGGGTCCGCGATTCCACGGGCATCATCACCTCCAAGCTGCTGGCCGAGAAAGAAAACCCCAAGGCGGACATCGTCTGGGGCGTGGCGGCGACCAGCCTGCTGCTGCTGGCCGATTACGATTATTTCCAGGGCTATGCGCCCAAGGGCTTGGATAAGCTGTCGAAGAAGTATTACGACACCACCAACACCCCGCCGCTGTGGGTCGGGCAGCGCGCCTGGATCGCGTCGGTCTGCTTCAACACGGTCGAAGGCGAAAAGCACAAGCTGCCGATCCCCGCGACCTGGGAAGACCTGACCAAGCCGGTCTACAAGGGCCATGTCATCATGCCGAACCCGAACTCTTCGGGCACGGGCTTCCTCGACGTGTCGTCGTGGATCCAGATCCAGGGCGAGGAAAAGGCCTGGAAGTACATGGATGCCCTGCACGAAAACATCGCGCGCTACACGCATTCGGGCTCCAAGCCCTGCAAGCTGGCGGCCAAGGGTGAAATCGCCATCGGCATTTCCTTCGCCTATCGGGGGGCCAAGTCCAAGAACGAAGGGGCGCCGCTCGAAGTCATCGCGCCGTCCGAAGGCGTGGGCTGGGATCTGGAATCCTTCGGCATCGTCAAGAACACCAAGAACCTGAAGGCCGCCCAGGCGCTGGCCGACTGGTCCGTGTCCAAGACGGCGCAGGAAATCTACAACGAGGAATACGCGGTCGTCGCCATGCCCGGCGTCGCCAAGCCCGTGAAGAACTTCCCCGTCGGCATCGAAGACAAGATGATCAAGAACGACTTCAAGTGGGCGGCCGCCAACCGCATCCGCATCCTGGACGAGTGGCGCAAGCGCTACGACGGAAAGTCCGAGCCGAAGTAG
- a CDS encoding putative 2-aminoethylphosphonate ABC transporter ATP-binding protein, with the protein MANDNNGEAYLRVRNLTKKFGEFTALKNVSLDVSEGEFVCFLGPSGCGKTTLLRAIAGLDIQTMGTVEQAGRDISALPPNERDFGIVFQSYALFPNLSVTRNIGYGLENRNMPKADIVARVSDLLDLVGLRDHATKYPSQLSGGQQQRVALARALATSPGLLLLDEPLSALDAKVRVHLRHEIKELQEKIGITTIMVTHDQEEALAMADRIVVMNHGVIEQVGSPEDIYADPASPFVADFIGTTNFVDGEVQAGGRVSVAGVAIDCGAALDGLNPGDMVTVCIRPEDVQVSTDGGGAGIPVTITDVEFLGSFHRCHVMPVNGAGQTFGKDIDFMIDLSAGRARDLGIREGMAVQAALPPEFVRIYRPVGGG; encoded by the coding sequence ATGGCGAACGACAATAACGGCGAGGCCTATCTTCGGGTCCGTAACCTGACCAAGAAATTCGGCGAGTTCACGGCGCTGAAGAACGTGTCGCTGGACGTCAGCGAGGGTGAATTCGTCTGTTTCCTGGGGCCGTCCGGTTGCGGCAAGACGACCCTGCTGCGCGCCATCGCGGGCCTGGACATTCAGACCATGGGCACGGTCGAACAGGCCGGCCGCGACATTTCCGCGCTGCCGCCCAACGAACGCGATTTCGGCATCGTATTCCAGTCCTATGCCCTGTTCCCGAACCTGAGCGTGACCCGCAACATCGGCTATGGCCTGGAAAACCGGAACATGCCGAAGGCCGATATCGTGGCCCGGGTGTCCGACCTTCTGGACCTCGTCGGCCTGCGCGACCATGCAACCAAATATCCGTCGCAGCTGTCGGGCGGCCAGCAGCAGCGCGTGGCCCTGGCCCGGGCACTCGCGACCTCGCCGGGCCTGTTGCTTTTGGATGAACCGCTGTCGGCGCTCGACGCCAAGGTGCGCGTTCACCTGCGCCACGAGATCAAGGAACTGCAGGAAAAGATCGGCATCACCACCATCATGGTGACCCACGATCAGGAAGAGGCGCTGGCCATGGCCGACCGCATCGTGGTGATGAATCACGGCGTGATCGAACAGGTCGGCTCGCCCGAGGATATTTACGCCGACCCGGCCTCGCCCTTCGTCGCTGATTTCATCGGCACGACCAATTTCGTCGACGGCGAGGTTCAGGCCGGCGGGCGGGTCTCCGTCGCCGGTGTCGCCATCGACTGCGGTGCGGCCCTGGACGGGCTCAACCCCGGCGACATGGTCACGGTCTGCATCCGGCCCGAGGACGTGCAGGTGTCGACCGACGGCGGCGGCGCGGGTATTCCGGTGACCATCACCGACGTTGAATTCCTGGGCTCCTTCCATCGCTGCCACGTGATGCCGGTCAACGGTGCGGGGCAGACCTTCGGCAAGGACATCGATTTCATGATCGACCTGTCGGCGGGCCGCGCCCGCGACCTGGGCATCCGCGAGGGCATGGCCGTGCAGGCGGCCCTGCCGCCCGAATTCGTGCGCATCTACCGCCCCGTGGGCGGAGGCTGA